In Trifolium pratense cultivar HEN17-A07 linkage group LG7, ARS_RC_1.1, whole genome shotgun sequence, a genomic segment contains:
- the LOC123898321 gene encoding uncharacterized protein LOC123898321 isoform X1, with protein sequence MRPDMWWNTFGHSVPNVQKWAIKILSQTASSSGCERNWSVFERIHTKKRNRLEHQRLNDLVFVHYNLRLKNRAFNKMGAYDPIDYERIDDIEFWIMDEDTNSTPILDSNEIESMLYNEESIPIIGIDNEEGELAPTIGLQEGGLNLDSFPQEDVNSYNGVDDDGFHQFND encoded by the exons ATGCGTCCCG ATATGTGGTGGAATACTTTTGGACATAGTGTGCCAAATGTGCAAAAATGGGCAATTAAGATACTTAGTCAAACTGCTTCATCATCGGGTTGTGAAAGGAATTGGAGTGTCTTTGAAAGAATACATACAAAAAAGAGGAATAGATTGGAGCATCAAAGGTTGAATGATCTTGTGTTTGTGCATTACAACTTGCGTTTAAAAAATAG AGCCTTCAACAAGATGGGAGCCTATGATCCTATAGACTATGAGAGAATAGACGACATTGAATTTTGGATCATGGACGAAGATACAAATTCTACCCCCATTCTTGATTCCAATGAGATAGAAAGTATGCTTTACAATGAGGAATCAATTCCCATAATTGGTATTGACAATGAGGAAG GTGAATTGGCACCCACCATTGGACTTCAAGAGGGGGGACTTAATTTGGATTCATTTCCACAAGAAGATGTGAATAGTTATAATGgtgttgatgatgatggttTCCATCAATTTAATGATTGA
- the LOC123898321 gene encoding uncharacterized protein LOC123898321 isoform X2, which produces MWWNTFGHSVPNVQKWAIKILSQTASSSGCERNWSVFERIHTKKRNRLEHQRLNDLVFVHYNLRLKNRAFNKMGAYDPIDYERIDDIEFWIMDEDTNSTPILDSNEIESMLYNEESIPIIGIDNEEGELAPTIGLQEGGLNLDSFPQEDVNSYNGVDDDGFHQFND; this is translated from the exons ATGTGGTGGAATACTTTTGGACATAGTGTGCCAAATGTGCAAAAATGGGCAATTAAGATACTTAGTCAAACTGCTTCATCATCGGGTTGTGAAAGGAATTGGAGTGTCTTTGAAAGAATACATACAAAAAAGAGGAATAGATTGGAGCATCAAAGGTTGAATGATCTTGTGTTTGTGCATTACAACTTGCGTTTAAAAAATAG AGCCTTCAACAAGATGGGAGCCTATGATCCTATAGACTATGAGAGAATAGACGACATTGAATTTTGGATCATGGACGAAGATACAAATTCTACCCCCATTCTTGATTCCAATGAGATAGAAAGTATGCTTTACAATGAGGAATCAATTCCCATAATTGGTATTGACAATGAGGAAG GTGAATTGGCACCCACCATTGGACTTCAAGAGGGGGGACTTAATTTGGATTCATTTCCACAAGAAGATGTGAATAGTTATAATGgtgttgatgatgatggttTCCATCAATTTAATGATTGA